The proteins below are encoded in one region of Halalkalicoccus jeotgali B3:
- a CDS encoding HIT family protein, with protein sequence MDRMFAPWRIEWVERDAPDEETGCVFCAFEAAEADRENRVVARSDRGLVLLNNYPYNPGHVMVIPARHTGEYAGLSDEELLDHARLKRRTFRAMETAFSPDGFNAGYNLGRGAGGSIDDHLHAHVVPRWEGDTNFMPVIGETKVIVQALEETYDRLYDAFGGLDGAEASDDGAVRFG encoded by the coding sequence ATGGACCGGATGTTCGCCCCGTGGCGCATCGAGTGGGTCGAGCGCGACGCGCCCGACGAGGAGACCGGCTGTGTGTTCTGTGCGTTCGAGGCCGCAGAGGCCGACCGGGAGAACCGCGTCGTCGCCCGCAGCGACCGCGGGTTGGTCCTCCTGAACAACTACCCGTACAACCCCGGTCACGTGATGGTGATCCCCGCCCGCCACACCGGCGAATACGCGGGCCTCTCCGACGAGGAACTGCTAGATCACGCTCGATTGAAACGACGGACCTTCCGAGCGATGGAGACGGCGTTCTCGCCGGACGGGTTCAACGCGGGCTACAACCTCGGGCGGGGTGCGGGCGGTTCGATCGACGATCACCTCCACGCCCACGTCGTCCCGCGCTGGGAGGGTGATACGAACTTCATGCCGGTCATCGGGGAGACGAAGGTGATCGTCCAGGCCCTAGAGGAGACCTACGACCGGCTGTACGACGCGTTCGGGGGACTCGATGGGGCGGAAGCGAGCGACGATGGGGCCGTTCGGTTCGGATAG